TGGGGCAGGGCGTGGGGAAGCCACAAGGGCTGATGCAGGCGAACCCGGAGGGGGCCCGAAGGCTTCAGCCGCTAAGCCACTGCCCTCCTGCGCCCCCAGGCCGGGtgcccacttccttctccagccccTACTCGGCAGCCAAGTTCGCACTGGACAGCTTCTTCAGTTCTCTCCGGCGGGAGCTGGACGTGCAGGAAGTGAATGTGGCCATTACCATGTGCGTTCTGGGTCTCCGAGACCGTGCCTCAGCCGCCGAGGGAGTCAGGTGAGGCCCAGGACGCGAGGCAGGGCCAGGCTGGCCTGGGAAGGGCTGTGGCTAGGCTGCTCAGCCCCAGCTGCAGTCCCCAGCATACCCTCCCGTCCCCAGGGGCATCACGAGGGTCAAGGCGGCTCAAGGGCCCAAGGCAGCCCTGGCCGTGATCCGCGGAGGCGCCACGCGTGCCTCCGGCGTCTTCTACCCGTGGCGCTTCCACCTGCTCTGCCTGCTCCGCAGCTGGATGCCACACTCAAGGGCCTGGTTCGTCCGCCAGGAGCTCAACATAACGACTCCCCCTGCTGCCTGAGCCGCTGGGCTTGAGGCCCCTTCGTCTTCCCAGAAGATGACCCTCCAGCCAACCGTCCTGGAGCCGGGACACACACTGAAGACACTTGCGAGCGGGTGGTCAAGGACCAAGAGAAAGTCATCAAGACACAAAAGTAAACCCG
This genomic window from Cervus canadensis isolate Bull #8, Minnesota chromosome 4, ASM1932006v1, whole genome shotgun sequence contains:
- the HSD11B1L gene encoding hydroxysteroid 11-beta-dehydrogenase 1-like protein isoform X5, which gives rise to MQVNFLSYVQLTSSALPSLTDSKGSLVVVSSLLGRVPTSFSSPYSAAKFALDSFFSSLRRELDVQEVNVAITMCVLGLRDRASAAEGVRGITRVKAAQGPKAALAVIRGGATRASGVFYPWRFHLLCLLRSWMPHSRAWFVRQELNITTPPAA
- the HSD11B1L gene encoding hydroxysteroid 11-beta-dehydrogenase 1-like protein isoform X4 yields the protein MKVLLLTGLGALFFAYYWDDNFDPASLQGARVLLTGVSAGVGEELAYHYARLGSHLVLTAHTEAFLQQVNFLSYVQLTSSALPSLTDSKGSLVVVSSLLGRVPTSFSSPYSAAKFALDSFFSSLRRELDVQEVNVAITMCVLGLRDRASAAEGVRGITRVKAAQGPKAALAVIRGGATRASGVFYPWRFHLLCLLRSWMPHSRAWFVRQELNITTPPAA
- the HSD11B1L gene encoding hydroxysteroid 11-beta-dehydrogenase 1-like protein isoform X3; its protein translation is MTTLTQPPGSPCATDRSQCRRRGRAGVSLRAPGLPPSAHCPHRSFPAAGGLDYLVLNHLGAAPAGTRVRSSQSTRWLMQVNFLSYVQLTSSALPSLTDSKGSLVVVSSLLGRVPTSFSSPYSAAKFALDSFFSSLRRELDVQEVNVAITMCVLGLRDRASAAEGVRGITRVKAAQGPKAALAVIRGGATRASGVFYPWRFHLLCLLRSWMPHSRAWFVRQELNITTPPAA